A DNA window from Aestuariispira ectoiniformans contains the following coding sequences:
- a CDS encoding indolepyruvate ferredoxin oxidoreductase family protein, translating to MTLATVNLDDKYTLDSGRIFITGIQALVRLPLMQRQRDIAAGLNTAGFISGYRGSPLGGLDQQLWKAKNYLEENQIEFQPGLNEDLAATAVWGSQQSQLFNDSLVDGIFGLWYGKAPGVDRSGDVFKHGNAAGTSKHGGVLLLSGDDHTCKSSTLPSQTEYAFMDAMIPVLAPANVQEYLDFGIHGIALSRYSGCWVSFKTLAETVETSASVYVDPHRVQIKEPTDFELPEGGVSIRYPFPPLEQERMLHQYKLYAALAYARANNLNHPVIDGPNRRIGIVTTGKSYLDVMQALEDLHIDAEYAAKIGISVYKVGMVWPLERDGIRQFAEGLEEIIVVEEKRAVIENQLKEQLYNWRGDVRPRVVGKFDEGGDWVLPSIDELTPARIARVLVERLRRTREGTTADMETHFEKRLNFLAEKEKQLSARKPSLSRTPFFCSGCPHNTSTRVPEGSRALAGIGCHYMVQWMDRSTDTFTQMGGEGVTWVGQSKFSKTKHVFANLGDGTYMHSGLLAIRQAIAAKVNITYKILFNDAVAMTGGQPFDGPLTPWDIARQVKAEGVVRIDVVTDEPEKYGSGTLFPEHTQIHHRRDLDKVQKELREVGGTTVLIYDQTCAAEKRRRRKRGQFPDPAVRAFINEDVCEGCGDCGEVSNCVSIEPKETEFGRKRKIDQSSCNKDYSCVDGFCPSFVTVHGGKPRKGKGAEKDSAKQAHLGNLFEALPEPKLPTVDDQPYSILLTGVGGTGVVTIGALLGMAAHMEGKGCSILDMAGLAQKGGAVSSHIRIAKSPEDIHAVRIAAGGANLLLGCDVVVSAAFDSMAKTDLNVTNAVVNTHEIITGAFTRNPDFKFPSKELVEIITDCVGKDNAHFIEGTAIATSLMGDSIATNMFMLGYAYQNGFIPVSEEAIFKAIELNKVAVDANKRAFTWGRRAAHDLDAVRKMVGRPQARKEEDFKAESLDDLLTIRHNELIAYQNRAYADRYKALVNKVRAKESGIVANSEELTKAVARYYFKLLAYKDEYEVARLFAKQDFKRRLHDAFEGDYKVHYHLAAPLFSETDPETGHLIKREYGPWIMSAMKTLAKFKFLRGTKLDIFGYHHERQLERQLIADYEKTVDKLLTGLTADNLDTAIEIASIPEHIRGFGHVKDRHVADAKANEQVLLERFSNPKPAPQAAAAE from the coding sequence ATGACGCTCGCGACCGTCAATCTGGACGATAAATATACACTCGATTCCGGACGTATTTTCATTACCGGCATTCAGGCCCTGGTACGCCTGCCCCTGATGCAGCGCCAGCGCGATATTGCCGCAGGCCTTAACACCGCAGGCTTTATTTCCGGGTATCGCGGGTCCCCGCTCGGCGGGTTGGACCAGCAGCTTTGGAAAGCGAAAAATTATCTGGAAGAAAACCAGATCGAATTTCAGCCCGGCCTGAACGAGGACCTTGCGGCCACCGCCGTCTGGGGTTCCCAGCAATCCCAGCTTTTCAACGACAGTCTGGTCGATGGTATTTTCGGCCTGTGGTACGGCAAGGCCCCGGGCGTCGACCGCTCCGGCGACGTCTTCAAACACGGCAACGCGGCAGGCACGTCCAAGCACGGTGGCGTGCTGTTGCTTTCCGGTGACGACCACACCTGCAAATCATCCACCCTGCCCAGCCAGACCGAATATGCCTTCATGGACGCCATGATCCCGGTCCTGGCCCCGGCCAATGTGCAGGAATATCTGGATTTCGGCATCCATGGCATCGCGCTGTCCCGGTATTCCGGCTGCTGGGTTTCCTTCAAGACGCTTGCAGAAACCGTTGAAACCAGCGCCAGCGTCTATGTGGACCCGCACCGTGTTCAGATTAAGGAACCGACTGATTTCGAACTGCCTGAAGGCGGCGTTTCGATCCGCTATCCTTTCCCGCCGCTGGAACAGGAACGGATGCTGCATCAGTACAAGCTTTATGCCGCACTCGCCTATGCGCGCGCCAACAATCTGAACCATCCGGTCATCGACGGCCCGAACCGCCGTATCGGCATCGTCACCACGGGCAAAAGCTATCTCGACGTGATGCAGGCGCTCGAAGACCTGCATATCGACGCGGAATATGCCGCCAAGATCGGCATCAGCGTCTATAAGGTCGGCATGGTCTGGCCGCTGGAACGCGACGGCATCCGCCAGTTCGCCGAAGGCCTGGAAGAAATCATCGTCGTTGAGGAAAAACGCGCCGTCATCGAAAACCAGTTGAAGGAACAGCTTTACAACTGGCGTGGCGATGTCCGTCCGCGCGTGGTCGGCAAATTCGACGAGGGCGGCGACTGGGTTCTACCGTCCATCGACGAACTGACCCCCGCACGTATTGCCCGGGTCCTGGTGGAGCGCCTGCGCAGGACCCGTGAAGGCACCACCGCCGACATGGAAACCCATTTCGAAAAACGCCTGAATTTCCTGGCGGAGAAAGAAAAACAGCTATCCGCACGTAAGCCCTCGCTTTCCCGGACCCCGTTCTTCTGTTCCGGCTGCCCGCACAACACCTCCACCCGCGTACCGGAAGGTTCCCGGGCGCTGGCGGGGATCGGCTGTCACTATATGGTGCAGTGGATGGACCGCAGCACCGACACCTTCACCCAGATGGGCGGCGAGGGTGTTACCTGGGTCGGCCAGTCCAAATTCTCCAAGACCAAGCATGTCTTCGCCAACCTTGGCGACGGCACCTATATGCATTCCGGCCTGCTGGCGATCCGCCAGGCCATCGCGGCCAAGGTCAATATCACCTACAAGATTCTGTTCAACGACGCCGTTGCCATGACCGGCGGCCAGCCCTTTGACGGGCCGCTGACCCCCTGGGACATCGCCCGTCAGGTCAAGGCCGAAGGTGTTGTTCGAATTGACGTGGTCACCGATGAACCGGAGAAATACGGGTCCGGCACCCTTTTCCCGGAACACACCCAGATTCACCATCGTCGTGACCTGGACAAGGTCCAGAAGGAACTGCGTGAGGTCGGGGGCACCACGGTGCTGATCTATGACCAGACCTGCGCGGCGGAAAAACGCCGTCGCCGGAAACGCGGCCAGTTCCCGGACCCGGCTGTGCGCGCCTTCATCAACGAAGACGTCTGCGAGGGCTGCGGCGACTGCGGCGAGGTTTCCAACTGTGTTTCCATCGAACCGAAAGAAACCGAGTTCGGCCGCAAACGTAAAATCGACCAGTCGTCCTGCAACAAGGACTATTCCTGTGTCGATGGTTTCTGCCCCAGCTTTGTCACCGTCCACGGCGGCAAGCCCCGTAAAGGCAAAGGCGCGGAGAAGGACTCGGCCAAGCAGGCACATCTGGGCAACCTGTTCGAGGCCCTGCCGGAACCGAAACTGCCGACGGTCGACGACCAACCCTACAGCATCCTGCTGACCGGTGTCGGCGGTACGGGCGTTGTCACCATCGGTGCGCTGTTGGGCATGGCCGCCCATATGGAGGGCAAGGGCTGCTCCATCCTCGACATGGCGGGCCTCGCCCAGAAGGGTGGCGCGGTATCCTCCCATATCCGTATCGCCAAATCGCCGGAAGATATTCATGCAGTCCGTATCGCCGCCGGTGGGGCAAACCTGCTGCTGGGTTGCGATGTCGTCGTCTCCGCCGCATTCGATTCCATGGCAAAGACGGACCTGAATGTGACCAATGCGGTCGTCAACACCCATGAGATCATCACCGGGGCCTTCACCCGCAACCCGGACTTCAAGTTCCCCTCCAAGGAACTGGTAGAGATCATCACGGATTGTGTCGGCAAGGATAACGCCCATTTCATCGAAGGGACGGCCATTGCCACATCCCTGATGGGCGACAGCATCGCCACCAATATGTTCATGCTGGGCTATGCCTATCAGAACGGTTTCATCCCGGTCTCCGAGGAAGCCATCTTCAAGGCTATCGAATTGAACAAGGTGGCCGTCGACGCCAACAAACGCGCCTTCACCTGGGGCCGCCGTGCCGCCCATGACCTTGACGCCGTGCGCAAGATGGTCGGTCGTCCACAGGCACGCAAGGAAGAGGATTTCAAGGCGGAAAGCCTGGATGACCTGCTGACGATCCGCCACAACGAACTGATCGCCTATCAGAACCGCGCCTATGCGGATCGCTACAAGGCGTTGGTGAATAAGGTCCGCGCGAAGGAAAGCGGCATCGTCGCCAACAGTGAAGAGCTGACCAAGGCGGTCGCACGCTATTACTTCAAGCTGCTTGCCTATAAGGATGAATATGAGGTGGCGCGCCTGTTTGCCAAACAGGACTTCAAACGACGCCTGCATGACGCCTTTGAAGGTGACTACAAGGTCCACTACCACCTGGCAGCACCGCTATTCTCAGAGACGGACCCGGAAACGGGCCACCTGATCAAACGGGAATACGGCCCCTGGATCATGAGCGCCATGAAAACCCTGGCGAAATTCAAGTTCCTGCGCGGCACGAAGCTGGATATCTTCGGCTATCATCATGAACGCCAGCTGGAGCGCCAGTTGATCGCGGATTATGAAAAGACCGTGGATAAACTGCTCACCGGCCTGACTGCGGACAATCTGGACACGGCAATCGAGATCGCCAGCATTCCGGAACATATCCGTGGCTTTGGCCACGTGAAAGACAGGCATGTCGCCGATGCCAAGGCCAATGAACAGGTGTTGCTGGAACGGTTCAGCAATCCCAAACCCGCGCCGCAGGCTGCCGCCGCGGAGTAA
- a CDS encoding LTA synthase family protein codes for MSQRSSLPAPFGAVLDSRLFRIIASFTAVYMASSLVLRVTLTFFLDTSSWADAPLKLLAAVAIGSIHDLFAGVGLISLFLLLIFLFVPRKKSFSRGLLFTVFAAFFVGMLFIDVAELLFWQEFSNRFNGIAVFYLIFPREVIGNIYESFPVEYELPAVFAAGIALWYVAGRKTTDTLARLFREGSRWRLASTALLTAVVAGLLSAYAHVRPFENREFNEMAENGLRSLFYAALSNDEEYEGVYPSIKDHKLEVTELRKAVKQENSRFVKPTGPNPILRQITPDRPTKKLNIVIAIEESFGAKFVDYLDNKTGVSISPNLNRLAKEGVSFTNVYASGDRTVRGLEAVLTSFAPIPGISTARRDGSRHMFSLPYVLKQQGYNSGILYGGEALFDNMGTFWDGIGFDHVWDENDIRHESFSTIWGVSDEDLFTEALQRMDENAGPGKAPFLLSMMTVSNHRPYKFPQDHVKWKDDRGRIENTATYADWAFGNFIERARSKPWFDDTVFVFVADHSRKINGASRIPVDAFRIPIVFYSPKHLKPMQVDKLMAQIDLSPTLLGLLGFKYDSPFFGVDVLKQPNDDGRIIISHNFSIAYGRPGQVVVLEPTGDTIAYDFKVGEQLKTRATPDPALREEAISVVQTAHRMFYAGDYHYDNPAFAKQSLEPGNNVAQQ; via the coding sequence ATGTCACAACGCAGCTCGCTTCCGGCCCCGTTTGGGGCTGTTTTGGATTCCAGATTATTCCGGATCATTGCCAGCTTCACCGCCGTCTATATGGCCAGCTCCCTTGTCCTCCGTGTCACGCTGACCTTCTTTCTGGATACATCATCCTGGGCGGATGCGCCGCTGAAACTTCTGGCGGCTGTCGCAATCGGCAGCATTCACGATCTGTTTGCAGGCGTCGGGCTGATCAGTCTCTTCCTGTTGCTGATATTCCTGTTCGTGCCCCGAAAGAAATCCTTCAGCCGCGGATTGTTGTTCACGGTTTTCGCCGCGTTCTTCGTCGGTATGCTTTTCATAGACGTCGCGGAGCTTCTGTTCTGGCAGGAGTTTTCAAACCGCTTTAACGGGATCGCTGTCTTTTACCTGATTTTCCCGCGCGAAGTGATCGGCAATATCTATGAATCCTTCCCCGTCGAATATGAACTGCCTGCCGTCTTTGCCGCCGGTATCGCCCTTTGGTATGTGGCCGGGCGCAAGACCACCGACACACTTGCCCGCCTTTTCAGGGAAGGCAGCCGCTGGCGTCTTGCCTCCACGGCCCTGCTTACTGCTGTTGTCGCCGGCCTGCTGAGCGCCTATGCCCATGTGCGCCCGTTCGAGAACCGGGAATTCAACGAGATGGCGGAGAACGGATTGCGCAGCCTTTTCTATGCGGCGCTTTCCAACGACGAAGAATATGAAGGCGTCTATCCGTCGATCAAAGATCACAAACTGGAAGTCACCGAACTGCGCAAGGCGGTAAAGCAGGAAAACAGCCGATTTGTAAAACCGACCGGGCCAAACCCGATCCTGCGTCAAATCACACCTGACCGCCCGACGAAGAAACTCAACATTGTGATTGCCATTGAGGAAAGCTTTGGCGCGAAATTCGTTGACTATCTGGACAATAAAACCGGCGTTTCGATTTCTCCGAACCTGAACCGCCTGGCCAAGGAAGGCGTTTCCTTCACCAATGTCTATGCCTCCGGTGACCGCACCGTGCGCGGCCTGGAAGCCGTCCTGACGTCATTCGCGCCGATCCCCGGCATTTCCACCGCCCGGCGCGACGGTTCCCGGCATATGTTCTCCCTGCCCTATGTGCTGAAACAACAGGGTTACAACTCTGGCATACTCTATGGTGGGGAGGCCCTGTTCGACAATATGGGGACCTTCTGGGACGGCATCGGCTTTGACCATGTCTGGGACGAGAATGACATCCGCCATGAATCCTTCTCCACGATCTGGGGTGTCTCTGACGAGGATCTCTTCACCGAGGCGCTGCAGCGTATGGATGAGAATGCGGGCCCCGGTAAAGCGCCCTTCCTCCTGAGTATGATGACGGTCTCCAATCACCGCCCCTACAAGTTCCCGCAGGATCATGTGAAATGGAAGGATGACCGCGGCCGGATCGAGAATACGGCAACCTATGCCGACTGGGCGTTCGGGAACTTTATCGAACGGGCCCGCTCAAAACCCTGGTTCGACGATACGGTCTTCGTCTTTGTCGCCGACCACAGCCGCAAGATCAACGGCGCGTCGCGCATTCCGGTCGATGCCTTCCGCATTCCGATTGTCTTCTACTCACCCAAACACCTGAAACCCATGCAGGTCGACAAGCTGATGGCGCAGATCGACCTGTCGCCGACCCTGCTGGGCCTGTTGGGTTTCAAATATGACAGCCCGTTCTTCGGTGTGGATGTGCTGAAGCAGCCGAATGACGATGGGCGCATCATCATCTCCCATAACTTCTCTATCGCCTATGGCCGCCCCGGCCAGGTGGTAGTCCTGGAGCCCACCGGCGATACCATCGCCTATGACTTCAAGGTGGGAGAACAACTTAAAACCCGTGCGACCCCGGACCCGGCGCTGCGCGAAGAGGCGATCTCCGTCGTTCAGACCGCCCACCGGATGTTCTACGCGGGCGACTATCACTACGATAATCCGGCATTTGCCAAACAGTCGCTTGAGCCCGGCAACAACGTCGCGCAGCAATAA
- a CDS encoding helix-turn-helix transcriptional regulator, whose amino-acid sequence MTSSVIYFGTAMRASRLLTILILLQRRGRVTAQDLAYRFEVSKRTIYRDMDELSAAGVPLYADRGVGGGFALYDDFRTDLTGLTNAEAKALAMAGLPEVALELGFATEASAARLKLLAAVPVEARKDATHIAECFHLDPVDWYQRAGPPAALAKVAAAVWQSRHLHLSYRSWNGTSDKEVAPFGLVLKGSDWYLLAERKGREAIYKVASIEKAEVLDTHFRRPDDFDLRRIWREKVGRFENSLQRLTARIRVSPKALSRLPRLGATAVEAVNAAHPDHDGWREADIPIEGISHAASELLVFTDQIEVLAPQELRDEITRRATAIARLYTS is encoded by the coding sequence TTGACATCAAGTGTCATCTATTTTGGAACCGCCATGCGCGCCAGCCGCCTTCTGACCATTCTGATTCTGTTACAACGCCGTGGCCGGGTGACCGCGCAGGATCTGGCCTATCGTTTCGAGGTTTCCAAACGCACCATCTATCGCGACATGGACGAGTTAAGCGCCGCAGGCGTCCCCCTTTATGCCGACCGGGGCGTTGGCGGCGGCTTTGCCCTTTACGATGACTTCAGAACGGACCTGACCGGCCTCACCAATGCCGAGGCCAAGGCACTGGCCATGGCCGGGCTGCCGGAGGTCGCGCTGGAGCTGGGTTTTGCCACCGAGGCATCGGCGGCGCGGCTCAAACTTCTGGCGGCCGTTCCTGTCGAGGCCCGGAAGGATGCGACCCATATCGCCGAATGCTTCCACCTGGACCCGGTGGACTGGTATCAGCGCGCGGGGCCGCCGGCTGCACTGGCCAAAGTGGCGGCAGCGGTCTGGCAGTCCCGCCACCTGCACCTTAGCTATCGCAGTTGGAATGGAACCTCTGACAAGGAGGTGGCGCCCTTCGGCCTCGTGCTTAAAGGCAGTGACTGGTATCTGCTTGCAGAGCGCAAGGGCCGTGAGGCGATCTACAAGGTTGCCTCCATCGAAAAGGCGGAGGTTCTCGACACCCATTTCAGGCGCCCTGACGATTTCGACCTGCGACGCATATGGCGGGAGAAGGTCGGGCGATTCGAAAACAGCCTGCAACGGCTTACCGCCCGTATCCGTGTCTCCCCGAAAGCGCTTTCACGGCTGCCGAGATTGGGGGCAACCGCCGTAGAGGCCGTCAACGCCGCCCACCCCGATCATGATGGATGGCGCGAGGCGGATATTCCTATCGAGGGCATCTCCCACGCTGCCAGCGAACTGCTGGTCTTCACGGACCAGATAGAAGTGCTTGCGCCGCAGGAACTACGCGACGAAATCACCCGCCGCGCAACTGCAATCGCCAGACTTTACACATCTTAA
- the thiC gene encoding phosphomethylpyrimidine synthase ThiC, translating to MTATKTNKEIDFSGVTTGPLPASAKVFKAGEIHDNIRVPMREIALHPTANEPPVTVYDSSGPYTDPSADIDINTGLPRLRESWITARDDVGGYDGRQIKPEDNGFVAGDHLAPEFPVNHQPLRARDGKAVTQIAYARAGIVTPEMEFIAIRENLGRAQLKEKLARDGEDFGAAIPDFVTPEFVRDEVARGRAIIPCNINHPEVEPMIIGRNFLVKVNANIGNSAVTSSMAEEVDKMIWSIRWGADTVMDLSTGRNIHNIRSWIIRNSPVPIGTVPIYQALEKVNGVAEDLTWEVFRDTLIEQAEQGVDYFTIHAGIRLHHLPLTVERVTGIVSRGGSIMAKWCLHHHRESFVYEHFAEICDIARAYDISFSLGDGLRPGSIADANDAAQFAELETLGELAQIAWDKDCQVMIEGPGHVPMHKIKENMDKQLDVCGEAPFYTLGPLTTDIAPGYDHITSGIGAAMIGWFGTAMLCYVTPKEHLGLPDRDDVKTGVITYKIAAHAADLAKGHPAAKVRDDALSRARFEFRWEDQFNLSLDPDTARNFHDQTLPKEAHKVAHFCSMCGPKFCSMRISQDIRDEAKQKGMAEMAQKYQAEGDLYMPVTEPAE from the coding sequence ATGACTGCGACAAAGACAAATAAAGAGATCGATTTTTCCGGCGTCACCACAGGGCCATTGCCCGCCTCCGCCAAAGTCTTCAAGGCGGGTGAAATCCACGACAATATCAGGGTGCCGATGCGCGAGATCGCCCTGCACCCGACCGCAAATGAACCGCCGGTGACCGTCTATGATTCCTCCGGCCCCTATACCGATCCCTCCGCTGACATCGACATCAATACCGGCCTGCCGCGTCTGCGCGAAAGTTGGATCACAGCCCGTGACGACGTAGGGGGTTATGACGGTCGTCAGATCAAACCGGAAGACAATGGCTTTGTCGCCGGTGACCACCTTGCGCCGGAATTCCCGGTCAATCACCAGCCCTTGCGCGCCAGGGACGGCAAGGCCGTCACGCAGATCGCCTATGCCCGTGCCGGGATCGTGACCCCGGAAATGGAATTCATTGCGATCCGCGAAAACCTGGGCCGGGCGCAATTAAAGGAAAAACTCGCCCGCGACGGTGAAGATTTCGGCGCCGCCATCCCGGATTTTGTCACCCCGGAATTTGTGCGCGACGAGGTCGCCCGCGGCCGCGCCATCATCCCCTGCAACATCAACCACCCGGAAGTGGAACCGATGATCATCGGCCGGAATTTCCTGGTGAAGGTGAACGCCAATATCGGCAACTCCGCCGTTACCTCCAGCATGGCGGAGGAAGTGGATAAGATGATCTGGTCAATCCGCTGGGGCGCGGATACGGTCATGGACCTGTCCACCGGGCGCAACATCCATAATATCCGCTCCTGGATCATCCGGAACTCGCCCGTGCCCATCGGCACGGTGCCGATCTATCAGGCGCTCGAAAAGGTCAATGGCGTGGCAGAAGACCTGACCTGGGAGGTTTTCCGCGACACGCTGATCGAACAGGCCGAACAGGGTGTTGACTATTTCACCATCCACGCCGGTATCCGCCTGCATCACCTGCCGCTGACGGTGGAGCGCGTCACCGGCATCGTCTCGCGTGGCGGGTCGATCATGGCCAAATGGTGCCTGCATCATCACCGGGAAAGCTTCGTCTACGAGCATTTCGCGGAAATCTGCGATATCGCCCGTGCCTATGACATCTCCTTCTCACTGGGTGACGGGTTGCGCCCCGGTTCTATCGCCGACGCCAACGACGCCGCCCAATTTGCCGAACTGGAAACCCTGGGGGAACTGGCACAGATCGCCTGGGACAAAGATTGCCAGGTGATGATCGAAGGCCCCGGCCATGTGCCCATGCACAAGATCAAGGAGAATATGGACAAGCAATTGGATGTCTGCGGCGAGGCCCCCTTCTATACGCTTGGGCCGCTCACGACCGATATCGCGCCCGGTTACGACCATATCACCTCGGGTATCGGGGCGGCGATGATCGGCTGGTTCGGCACGGCGATGCTGTGCTACGTGACGCCGAAAGAGCATCTTGGCCTGCCCGACCGGGACGATGTGAAGACGGGGGTGATCACCTATAAGATCGCCGCCCATGCCGCCGACCTCGCCAAAGGTCATCCGGCGGCCAAGGTCCGGGACGACGCCCTGTCCCGCGCACGCTTCGAATTCCGTTGGGAGGATCAGTTCAACCTGTCACTGGACCCGGATACGGCGCGGAATTTCCATGACCAGACCCTGCCGAAGGAAGCCCATAAGGTTGCCCATTTCTGTTCCATGTGCGGGCCGAAATTCTGTTCCATGCGCATCAGCCAGGACATCCGCGACGAGGCCAAGCAGAAAGGCATGGCGGAAATGGCGCAGAAATACCAGGCAGAGGGCGACCTCTATATGCCCGTGACGGAACCGGCAGAGTGA
- a CDS encoding SDR family NAD(P)-dependent oxidoreductase yields MTVLVTGAAGFIGMHVSETLLNRGDKVVGIDNLNDYYDVTLKEARRDRLVGREGYTFEKIDIADAEALNDLVERRPDIDRIVHLAAQAGVRYSLENPHAYVQTNVVGQLNILELARHKEGLKHLVYASSSSVYGGNTKMPFSTDDVCDTPVSLYAATKKADELMGHCYSHLYRIPQTGLRFFTVYGPWGRPDMAAFIFTRKMFAGEEIPVFNNGQMKRDFTYVDDIVSGIISCLDNPPADDGKAAPHRVYNIGNNRSEELMHMIEVLEKATGQKAKIDFQPMQDGDVPVTYADVEPMRRDFGYEPTTPIDVGLPKFVEWYKKFYGHNAVLSGETSSS; encoded by the coding sequence ATGACGGTTCTGGTGACGGGCGCGGCTGGCTTTATCGGCATGCATGTGTCGGAAACACTGCTCAATCGTGGCGACAAGGTCGTCGGAATCGACAATCTCAACGACTATTACGATGTCACCCTCAAGGAAGCCCGCCGTGATCGCCTTGTCGGGCGGGAAGGCTATACCTTCGAAAAAATCGACATTGCCGACGCCGAAGCCCTGAACGATCTGGTGGAACGCCGCCCGGATATCGACCGGATTGTCCATCTGGCGGCGCAGGCCGGTGTGCGTTACTCGCTTGAAAATCCGCATGCCTACGTACAGACCAACGTGGTCGGCCAGTTGAATATCCTGGAGCTTGCGCGGCACAAGGAAGGCCTGAAACATCTGGTCTATGCCTCGTCCTCCAGCGTCTATGGCGGCAACACCAAAATGCCGTTTTCCACGGATGATGTCTGCGATACGCCGGTCTCGCTTTATGCCGCGACCAAGAAGGCGGACGAACTGATGGGCCATTGCTATTCCCATCTCTATCGCATTCCGCAGACGGGCCTGCGTTTCTTCACCGTTTACGGACCCTGGGGGCGTCCGGATATGGCGGCCTTCATCTTTACCCGCAAAATGTTTGCGGGCGAGGAGATCCCGGTTTTCAACAATGGCCAGATGAAGCGCGATTTCACCTATGTTGACGATATCGTCAGCGGTATTATCTCCTGCCTCGACAATCCGCCTGCCGACGATGGCAAGGCTGCGCCGCATCGGGTCTATAATATCGGCAATAACCGCTCCGAAGAGTTGATGCATATGATCGAGGTGCTGGAAAAGGCGACCGGCCAGAAAGCCAAGATCGACTTCCAGCCAATGCAGGATGGCGACGTGCCTGTAACCTATGCCGATGTGGAACCCATGCGGCGCGACTTTGGCTATGAACCAACGACGCCGATTGATGTAGGGCTGCCCAAATTTGTCGAGTGGTACAAGAAATTCTACGGCCATAACGCCGTATTGAGCGGAGAGACATCCTCCTCTTAA
- a CDS encoding class I SAM-dependent DNA methyltransferase, protein MTAGDLPKQGFQSLKAGSKNPKEVEAYYNDWAETYNDTLKDWNYRAADDAAEALAGCVKPGGAILDVGCGTGLLAAALRDRFDCGVEGLDISAASLEIATRHGNYARLQRHDLQVIPLPLADDAFDAAACVGVMTYIEDAEALLTDLCRIVRAGGHILFTHREDRWAEEAFDALVGDMEKRRFWSPVMISEPKPYLPCNEDFSDDIGVIHALFRVKPG, encoded by the coding sequence ATGACGGCAGGAGATTTACCGAAGCAGGGATTTCAGTCTCTCAAGGCCGGGTCGAAGAACCCGAAAGAGGTTGAGGCCTATTATAACGACTGGGCAGAGACCTATAACGACACCCTCAAGGACTGGAACTACAGAGCCGCCGATGATGCCGCAGAGGCGCTTGCGGGCTGTGTGAAGCCTGGAGGCGCGATTCTGGATGTCGGCTGCGGGACCGGGCTGTTGGCCGCCGCCCTGAGAGACCGGTTTGACTGCGGGGTTGAGGGGCTGGACATTTCTGCGGCCTCCCTCGAAATTGCTACTCGGCATGGGAATTATGCACGCTTGCAGCGGCACGACCTGCAGGTCATCCCGTTACCGTTGGCGGATGATGCCTTTGATGCCGCCGCCTGTGTTGGCGTGATGACCTATATTGAGGATGCGGAGGCGTTGCTGACGGACCTCTGCCGTATTGTCCGGGCTGGTGGTCATATCCTTTTCACCCATCGTGAGGACCGTTGGGCGGAGGAAGCGTTCGACGCACTGGTTGGCGATATGGAGAAACGGAGGTTCTGGTCTCCCGTCATGATCAGCGAACCGAAGCCCTATCTTCCCTGTAATGAAGATTTCAGTGACGATATCGGCGTCATCCACGCCCTGTTTCGGGTGAAACCCGGTTAA